The Corynebacterium felinum DNA segment CCTCCACCAAAATCCCAGCACCATCCGAGGTTTGTGCCTTCGCCTTTGAAGAGATCAGCTCAGAGAACGGAGTGCGAGACACCAACGTATCGGCGGCATCTTCAATATCGCCAAATGCAGCCATCAAGCGATTAGCCACATGTCCTGCAGAAATTGAGCCAGAACCAATAGCGGTGTACAGCGCATCAACATCGGCATAGTGAAGCTCTTGAGCCACCGTCTTCATCGACTGCGCAGTAAACAACCTATGCATCGGCAATCCACCACGCTGCACCTCAGCAGCCAAGGCATCACGGCCAGCCTCTAAGTACTCTTCACGCCGTTCCTTGGCAAACCACTGGCGAATCTTCGCCTTCGCGCGAGGAGAGATAACGAAATCTTGCCAATCTCGCGACGGTCCAGCACTCTGATCCTTGGAAGTGAAAATCTCGACACGGTCGCCACTCTTTAACTTCGATTCAAGCGCAACGAGCTTGCCATTAATCTTGGCACCAATACACCTATGCCCCACTTCTGTATGCACCGCATACGCGAAATCAACAGGGGTGGCATCCACCGGCAAATTCACCACATCACCCTTCGGGGTGAACACAAAAATTTGCTGGGAGGTGAGATCATAGCGCAGCGAATCCAAGAACTCGTTTGGATCAGCAGCTTCCTTCTGCCAGTCCAACAGCTGGCGCATCCACGCCATCTGATCAACCTCAGCGTCACCCTGACTATGATTGCCCTTAGTTTCCTTATAGCGCCAGTGCGCGGCAATGCCATACTCTGCGTTGAAATGCATCTCGTGGGTACGAACCTGCACCTCAAGGGGCTTTCCGCCCTCACCCATCACAGTGGTGTGCAACGACTGATACACGCCAAACTTCGGATTGGAAATATAATCCTTAAACCTGCCAGGCATTGCCGCAAACAACGAATGCACAACACCAATAGCGGCATAACAATTATTGACAGAATCAACCAAAATGCGAATTCCCACGAGATCAAAAATCTCGTCAAAATCCTTCCCCCGCACAATCATCTTCTGATAAATCGACCAATAATGCTTCGGACGCCCCATCACCTCAGCATCAATATGATTCTCCTTCAAACCCTGCTGAAGAAGCGACGTAATCTCCCGCAAATACCGATCCCGTGACGGCGCACGATCCGCAACAAGACGAACCACCTCGTCATACTTCTTCGGGTACAAAATAGCGAAAGAAAGATCCTCCAACTCCCACTTCACACTCGCCATACCCAGACGGTGCGCCAACGGAGCAATAACCTCCAACGTTTGGCGAGCCTTCTTCGCCTGCTTCTCCGGCGGCAAGAAACGCATCGTGCGCATATTGTGCAAACGGTCGGCAACCTTAATCACCAACACACGCGGATCGTGAGCCATAGCCACGATCATCTTCCGAATAGTCTCAGCCTCAGCCGCCGCACCCAGAGCAACCTTATCGAGCTTAGTCACGCCGTCGACAAGCCTAGCAACCTCATCCCCGAAATCGCGAGCAAGATCCTCTAAAGAATAATCCTCACAATCCTCCACCGTGTCATGCAAAAACGACGCAATAATCGTGGTCGTATCCATGCCAATCTCAGCCGCAATAGTCGCAACCGCCAACGGATGCGTAATATACGGCTCCCCCGACTTGCGAAACACCCCCTCATGCAACCGCTCAGCAGTATCATACGCACGCGACAACGCCTCAACATCCGCCTTCGGATGAAACTCACGGTGAATGCTCAGCAACGGCTCCAACACCGGATTCACCCGAACCCGATTACCCGTCAAACTTCGCGCCAAACGCGCCGACATGCTCCGCATAGTAGTAGGTTGCTTAACACTGCGCTGCTGATTCATCTTGTGCTGCATGCCTTTCACTCAACAAAAGCCTTAAACGACAATTCTAGGCAGAAGAACGACATTCACAAGAATGCGGGGTAACCCCCAACCCCACACCCACTCCACGGACAACGCTCCTACCAACCATCAGCCCGTGCACACACCACAACACCACAACTTAAGAATCCACATTCACCACAAACACAGGAGCTTGTTGCAAACGCTCACGCGCCCCCAAACCCTCAACTTCTAACACAACCCCATAGCCAACAACCTCTCCACCCAGCTCGGAAATCAACTCACTCGCAGCAACCAACGTGCCACCAGTAGCCAACACATCATCAATCAACGCTACCTTCTTACCCCCAAGCTCAATGCCTGAAGAAGGCAACTCCAACGCCGCAGTACCATACTCCAACGCATACGTTTTCGTATACACAGGAGGCGGAAGTTTCCCCTTCTTGCGGATCGCCAAAATCCCCAAACCCAACTTATAAGCCACTGCCGAACCCAACAAGAAACCTCGCGCATCCAATCCCCCCACCATGTCAGCGCCCCACTCACGAACCTTCGCCGCGAGGGCGTCGACAAGCAAAGCAAACGCCTCCCCATCCGCCAACACAGGGGTCAAATCCTCAAAAACAATCCCCTCTGCAGGGAAACCCGGCACAAACCTTGTCTTCTTCGCCAACGCATCACGAGCATCAACGTACGAACGAACATCAGTGGTGGTCATATCAGACTCAGTCATGGAAAAAAATTTGCTCCCAGTGCACACAACAACAACGAAACTACACCCTAAAAAATACGGGGTGACAAGCACTAATGCCAAATTCACCCCGCACAAAGCACAAGCTGAATACTAGTTATGCAAATTCTCTTCCTGCCAACGATCCATATTCCAACCAATACCATACAGATCAGTATTTTCCACCACATTACGAACCGTCTTATCCACGATAAAGACACGTGGCTCCGGCGCAATAGGAATCGTTTGCATCAACTCCCAACTCTCATGCTCAGCAGCACGCGCAGCCTCAATATCATCACTCAAACGCGGCGCATGCGGAAACCAGAACATCGGATCAACCGCCTGTAAAATAGCATCAGCACCGCCTTCAGTATAAGTCTCAAAACCTGCGGCATTCGTGAACGTCTCACTGAGCATATTCAACGCCTGCGCCCCCACCGACACATCCACAACAGTAATACCTGCGGGGGCACAACTATCGGCAATCGCGCGCACCATTGCAGCCTTACGCTCATCAGTTCCGTAATACCCAATTCGAACGATTTGTCCCCGCAAACGTTCAGCAGTAGGAATATCCACCGCCACCCGGTGGTCGATGATGTCATGGAAATGCGCAATCACCGGATCTTCAGGACGCACAGTACGCGCCAACGTCGGCTTCAACTCCACCCCAGATTCCTGGGAGCTCACCTCAGCCAGCTTTGCTTGATCCACGCACGCTGCGAAAGCGCGACGATTCTCTACATCGTAAAAAACACCCGCAGTCGCCAACACCAGCTGCTCGCTCAAAATACCCGCGGTGGTCTTTAACCGGTATGGATTCTTCGGATCATTACGATCCACCCAATTGGAATCCCGCACTGCATCAACCTCAGCCAACTGAAGATTACCTTCTGTAGCCAGCCGCTTTAAATCAGTACCTTTGGGCCACAGCACCAATTTATCATTTACAGCTTTCTCACCGTAGTAATTCTCGTTTCGAACTAGAGTCACTTCCCCTTCAGGCCCCACAGAATCTACCTTGAATGGGCCAGCACTGACTTGCAAGATCGGATCCAACACGCCGAGATCAAAACCATGGTTCCAAATATCCGCAATTGGCTGTAACCGTGCAGGATCACCTGAATTCAGTGCCTCATTGAGCTTCGGTAAATCCATATTTAGCTTCCGTGCAATCGCATGTGCCGGCATCAGCGTACCCGCCGCAAACAGCTGGCGCCAGCGCGGACCAAAATCATGCTTAAACACCACTGTGGCTAATTTCGTCCCCGGCACACACTCAACACGCTCCACTTGCTCATGTAGTGGCATTGAGGAATCAAACATCGGGCGCGTTGTGGCGGCGACTTGGGTTAATAAGAAAGAATCGCAGGTTACTGGCGCACCATCGGAATACTGTGCCTTATCAGAAATACGCAACTGCAAACGCTTCGTCTCACCCGGCAGTGGGCGTGCCTGCACCAAATCCGTATTCGGAATCCGCTGCCCCTTTGGCCCGGTGACATAGACACCTGGGTAGAGTCGGCCGGCTAACTGATGCGCGTTCGTGGACACGCCTTCATTGGATCCAGCATTTGTGGTAACCAAATAATCATCAATGGCATAACCGAAAAACTCATGACTCGACGACTGCTTAGGATCCCTTGACGAAGAACATCCCGTTAGCACCAACGCGCAGACCATCATCGATGACACCAACACCCTAGCACCGCGTTTGAACGAACCTAGATTGGGTTGCCAACTATTACTGCCCACGATGAACGGTCACATCCTTTAAAAATCAGAATTAAAAACACACACGCGTCACACCCACCATATGGTTGGGCAAAAAGCGCATGCCCACGAGTCTAGTCGCGCTTGGGGCACAATCCCCCAAACACCACCGAAACTGTGACCCTGATTAATATCGCAACCGCACTGTGCCTAGCACCAAAAAAATTGAGCTAGTAACCAGGGTCAGATACTCCCCTATGCCGATTGCATAAGGGAAGACCCCACTCATCGACAGCCTCGTAGGATGGGTTTTCAAGCCCTGCCCAATCCAGCTCAATAGCCCAATCAGTAGTCGCTTCCAATTCCCGATACAACCGATCAATCGCCTTGATACTCGCTTCGGAAATATCTTTGCACGTACAAAAATAGCCGATCCAATCGTCAAAATCTTCACGTGTAGGGTTAAAATAAAGGATAGGTCTTTCTCCACTCCCGAAGCTATCACGAACTCGGCGCTCAATGAGGTTTTCTCACCGGGGAAATGCGTTTGAAACGCTGACCTGTGGTTTTGGGGGTTTTGTGGGTGTGTCGTAACGAAAGCACGCGGGGTTCTTACTCAGAATGGTTTTTGATACAGGAAAATCAAACTGAAAGGAACTCCCGCGTGCTTCGCTATTCTGCCACACTTGACGTCCCAATTTCCACTGCACGTACCATCAGCGCTTGGCTTCAAGCTCATCGCCGTCGACATGACCTTCGCCCCCATCAACGTGCCACAACGTGTTGGGAGCAAGCAATTATGCTTCTACGCTGGCTTTATGAAGCAACAAGTATCGCTACTATTGCTCGTGATGCTCGTGTTTCACAAGCCACAGGCTACCGCTACATCCATGAAGCACTCAGGGTTGTTTCCGCCAAATCTCCCACCCTCATCGACGCACTACGCCATGCCAAGGACGCCAATAATCTTTTCGTCTGCCTTGACGGAACACTCATCCGAACAGACCGCGTAGCGAGAAAGAACCCGAAAAACCGTCACGATCTGTGGTATTCCGGAAAACATAAGGCATTTGGTGGCAATGTACAGGTGCTCACTGACGAGAGTGGGTACCCACTATGGGTATCCTCAGTATCTCCTGGATCAACCCACGACATCACAGCAGCGCGTGAGCATGTTCTTGATGCAATAAGCACTGTTGATATTTGCGTTCTTGCCGACAAAGGCTACATTGGTGCAGGTCACAACGTACACACACCGATCAGAGGAAGGAATCTGGCAGATGACGAATACGAGTACAACCGTCGTCTTAACGGTTTGCGAGCACCATCAGAACGAGCAAACGCCATGCTCAAACAACTCAAAGCACTACGGCGTGTAACACTATGCCCTAAAACCATTACAGCCATCGCAAAAACTGCTTTAGTCGTCCTACACCTAGCCCGCAAAATACTCTGGTGAGAAAACCTCAATCTCCTCAACAACTTCGTTGGAAAAAGAATCGGAACCTTCTGTATGAATAATCACCATTGGGTCAATAGACATTTACTTTTCTTTCCTTTCTGATATAAATGAATGCCGAATAATCGCAAGGCTGCTTATAAATGGTGCGGGTATCGCCTACGTACCGGACAAAAATAACCCCCTGTGCAGTGGAGAGCAAACCGCTACTACCACTGCACAGGGGAAAACTGTCACCGATTAATCCCTTTCAAGATCTAGGTGCCAGGGCGCCAAGAAGCAGTACCAGACGACGGCTGCTCAGGAGACACAACCGTGCGCTTTTCAGGCTCCGGCCACACTGGGTGCACATACCCTACAGGAGTCGCGCGTAGCTGCTCCACCTTCGCATTATGCTCCCTCGTTGCACGAGTACGGTTCTTCAACGACACCAAGAACGGTGTGGCAAGGAAAATCGACGACACAGTACCTTCGACAACACCAATCAACTGAACCAGAGCCAAATCCTTCAATGTGCCCACACCCATCAGCCACACAGCAATCACCATCAGCGCCAGAATTGGCAACACCGAAATAACGGTCGTCGAAATCGAACGCATCACAGTCTGGTTAATAGCCAAGTTCGCATGCTCCGCATAAGTGACACGACTATTACCCAAATAATTCACCGTATTCTCACGCACCTTATCAAACACAATCACGGTGTCGTACAAAGAGAAGGCCAACACTGTAAGCAAACCAATAACCGAGGCAGGAGTCACCTCAAAACCAAACAGTGCATACACACCAATGATGAACACGAGGTCGACACCCAAAGCAGCAACAGCTGCCACGGCCATCTCACGTTGCAGTCGCAATGCGATATAAACGAACACTGCCAGCAGGAACACGCCCATGGAAATCAGCATACGGTTGGTAATCGTTGAACCCCACGACTCAGAAACCGTAGAATCACCGATCACATCAGGAGTTGGGGTGCCCGTGGCGTCGACAGGCTTAAACTCTTCAAACAATGCCTCGCGAGCAGCATCGATCTTCGCTTGCGGCAAACGCTCAGAGTTCACTTCCAAAATGCGGGTGTCACCCGAACCCACAATCTGAACGAGAACCGGATCAACACCGGTTGCCTCCTCGAAAACCCGCTCAACGGCGTGAGTTTCAAGAGTGCCCGCAGGCATGTTCATCTTAGTACCACCCTGGAAATCAATACCCAGGTTGAAACCACGCAGCAAAACACTCAACACGCACACAGCCAACACCGCAAGAGTGACCATGTAGCTGACACGACGCTTGGCTACGAAATCAATTCCGCCTTCGCCGGTAAAAATCTTTGAAAAAGTACTAGAGGAAGACACTGTTATTTTCCTACTTCCATCTCAGCGAACGCGGCGGCACGTTCAGCATCGGACTCGGACTTCCGAATAGGCCCCTCGCGCTTGACCAAATCCATGACCTTACCCAATCCATTTGCAGCAGGCTTGGCTGTCCACGGCTTACGCGAAGCCATGATAACCAACGGTGCGGTGAACAGGAAGGTGACCAGAAGGTCGAAGACAGTAGTCAGACCCAAAGTGAAGGCGAAGCCCTTGACCTCACCCACCGCGAGAATGTACACCACAACCGCAGCAATCAAGGTGACGAAGTTACCCGTCACAATAGTATTCCTTGCTCGCTCCCATGCGTGCGGAACCGCAGAACGGAACGTGCGACCAGCACGAATCTCATCCTTAATGCGTTCGTAAATCACCACGAAGGAGTCCGCAGTAGTACCAATACCAATGATCAAACCAGCCACACCGGCAAGATCAAGAGAATAACCAATCAGACGGCCCAAAAGGACAAGCGAACCAAAGACAAACAGCCCAGACATGCCTAGAGAAACCAGCGAAATCACACCGAAGAAACGGTAGAAATACAAGGAGAACAACGCCACGAGTGCAAAACCCACAAGACCAGCGATCAAACCAGCCTCCAAGGATGCCACACCCAAAGATGCTGGAACAGTGATAGCGGTACCACCCTGCTCACCATTTTCGCCAGCGAAAGACAATGGCAACGCACCATAACGGAGGTTATTTGCCAAGTCTTGCGCTTCCTGCTGGCTGAAGCTACCAGTAATCGAAGTAGCCGAGCCCACTGGGGTTGCCGACTGAATCACTGGTGCGGAAATGATCTTCGAGTCCAGTGTGATAGCTACTTGCTGCTTGAGATAGTCGGTGGTGAGCTTCGCCCACGTAGCCGAACCTTGGCTTGCACCATCTGACTTGAATGCGAAGTTAATTTCCATCTGGCCACTCTGGGAGTTTAACCCACCAGCAATCGGACGGTTGGTATCGATTTCTTCGCCAGTTAAACGCTTACCAGTGGCCTCATCCGTTTCACCCACCAACAATGGCACTGGGGAAAGAATATAGACCTGATTACTGTCTGCTTCACAGGCAACCAATGGCTTAGCGGGGTCATCGCTGCCTTGCAACAAATCTGGGGTATCATCGCAAGTCATCAACGATGCTGCTGCCAGCTGCACCACAGGATCGGTTGATTGACGATCCTGTTTAAGCACATTCATAATCTCCTCGCGGCGATCAGCTGACTCAATGGAGTTTGCTGGCTGGCTAGGAGCTTGAGCAGTAATCTTGATCGACTCAACAGGTTTGCTTTCAGCAGGAGCGGCTTCCTGCTCGCCTTCCTTCTTCTCAGCATCAGCTGCTTCTTGAGCTGCCTTGAAGTTCTTTTCTGCCTCTTCAAGTTTTGGCTTGAGTTGATCGGCAGTAGCTACACCGGCGGCAACCCAACGGTTAGCCATCTCTTCAATTGCTGGCAACAGTTGAGTCAGATCAGCATTGCCCGGCTGCGCCACTGGACGGAAGAACAACTGCGAGGTTTGGCCCACAGCACGAGCCTGGGAAGTATCCTCACCTGGGACAGTGATCACCAAGGTCTTACCGTCGATAACAACACTGGCGCCGGACACACCCATGCCATTAACGCGGTTCTCCAAGATATTGCGCGCCTGGTTAAGCTGCTCGTGGGTCGGCTCAGTTCCCTGAGGAACAAGAGTGACACGGGTACCACCTTGCAGGTCAATGCCCAGCTTTGGTGTAGCGCTGCGATCACCGGTGAGGAATATCAGGGCATAAATCGAGACGAGGAGCACAATGAAAAAAGCAATGGCCTTACGGGGCCATGTTTCCCATCGAGTCCCGCCGCTTCGGGATGACGAAGCCAATGAACAATCTCCTTGTATGAGAAATGAAAGTTATTTTTCTTAATTCACAATAGACAGCACGCTACTGCACTTTAAAACCGAAACCCACCGTGCGGTGTCGAATCCGCACCACACTACATCCCCGAACCCACGACTAGGTGGGTACGAGTAAGAATGCAGGACTGCCACCAACACATCCATATCCACGCAGGCGAATATGACAGTGTGGGGCAATAAATGTTTCATCGACCATGCTACGGCACAATCAGGACACCTTAAGATTTTTCACAGAAGGTTCGCTGATTTCCACTCGCGATTATGCCGATAGAGAGCAACACGCAGCAACAAGGCCACAGCTAAGCCTACCCTCACCCACGTTTAGGGGGGATTGCCGCGAGAGTCAATGAGGATGTGTGGGCGTCGAAAAGCTGAGTACAAGTATCTGATACCTCATCGTGCGCCAGCACAGCGCACCACCAGGCTACTTATTCTATTCAACGGTTGGCTGGGTGTCGTCTACAGATGCGGTGGACTTGAGCTCTTCATTGGTCACATTACGCACAACCGCAAGGCGCTCCCACCACGTGCGCACCTGGGGTGCAATCTCCAGTTCGACACGAGTTTCTTCAATACCTGTCACAACTCCATAGAGCCCTGCGGTGGTTACCACCTGATCGCCAATCTTGAGGTCTTCCTGCATCTGGTGGATCTCTGCGAGACGACGACGCTGCTTGCGCTGAATCATGATGTTGGGAACCATGACGGCAGCCAAGATCAGCAATAGCAAAATAATTGAATCCATGGTGATTAAGTTTGCCAAAGACCCACCAAAAGTGCGAGCTCAACACTCACACAACAAACTGCTCTGAGCGCATGCGAACTCGAACGGTGATCAGTATAGAGTGTTCATGATCCCAGCAGGAGGTTCGAGGCCAAGGTGGAGCCATGCAGCGGCAGTAGCCACACGGCCGCGTCCGGTGCGACTAATCATGCCGGCACGCACGAGGTAGGGTTCGCAGACTTCTTCCACTGTCGAAGGCTCCTCACCCACTGCTACTGCCAAGGTCGAGACACCTACTGGGCCACCACCGTGTCCCTTGATGAGTGCTTCAAGCACTGCGCGGTCGAGGCGGTCGAGCCCCATTTCGTCTACGTCGAACACAACGAGTGCAGCCTGCGCAGCGGCAAGGTCGATGTGACCATTGGAGTTCACTTCCGCATAGTCACGCACACGACGCAGCAGACGATTGGCAATGCGCGGGGTGCCCCGAGAACGGGAAGCAATTTCGACTGCCGCATCTGGGTCGATGCTGACCCCAATGATTTTCGCCGCACGGGTAACCACTTTGGTTAAATCTTCGGTGTTATAGAACTCCATTTGCGCGGTGAAACCAAAGCGATCCCGCAATGGGCCGGTAAGCATGCCGGAGCGGGTGGTCGCCCCCACGAGGGTAAATGGTGCTAATTCTAGAGGAATGGAGGTTGCGCCAGGTCCTTTGCCCACGATCACGTCAATGCGGAAATCCTCCATTGCCATGTACAACATTTCTTCGGCCGGGCGTGCCATACGGTGAATTTCATCGATAAAGAGCACATCACCTTCCATCAGGTTCGACAACATGGCAGCCAAATCCCCTGCTCGCTCCAAGGCGGGGCCGGAGGTCATGCGTAAGGAGGTGCCGAGTTCGTAGGCGATAATCATTGCCATGGTGGTTTTACCCAACCCAGGCGGGCCTGAAAGTAACACGTGGTCAGGGGTCACTCCACGATTTTTTGCACCGGTGAGCACGAGATTGAGCTGATCGCGTACTTTGGGCTGCCCGATAAATTCACCGAGGCTTCGTGGGCGAAGGGTGGTTTCAATATCATTTTCACCGCTGTGTTGGCGCGCATCCACTGCTGCTTCCGCATCGCGCCCTAAACCGTGTGCGGGCGCGGATGGGTCGTGGGTTGCCCGATTCTGTGGGTGTGGTTCGGGAACCACGAACTCTGTTTTTTCTACGCTCGCCATTGTTCTTTGTGCCTTAGTGTGTACGGTGAATTACTGCTTATAAGCTGGGTCCAACTTTACAGTTCAACCTTATTCCATGAGGTTTGTGCAATGATTGTGCACGTGTTTTATTTTGTGCCCAACGCTGCCAGTGCGGTGCGGAGCGCTTGGGCTGTGTTGATATCGGGGTTTTCGGCGAGCACTGCTGTGACGGTAGGTTCAGCAATTTTTTCACTAAAGCCCAAGCCGACGAGCGCTTCAATCACTTGCTCGGCCACAACGAGAGCGTTTCCAGCCATCGGCGCGTGGGCGGTGGTTGCGGTGTCTACTGCAGCGGTAGTGAAGGCTGTAACCTTGTCTTTGAGATCTACTACCATGCGTTCTGCCATGCGTTTGCCCACGCCTGGGATTTTTTGCAGGGTTTTAGAGTCGCCGTGAGCGATAGCTGCTGAAAGCTCGGCTGCGCTCAGTACTGATTGCGCGGCGAGTGCGAGTTTCGGGCCAAGGCCTGAGACGGTTTGCAGGAGGCTAAACAGGGCGCGGCTATCTGCGTCGAGGAATCCGTAGAGAGTATGTGCGTCTTCGCGCACGATCATGGTTACAAGCACGCGTGCTTCTTCTCCGCGCACAAGCTGACTGAGCGTGTGGGGCGTTGCGAGGATTTGGTAGCCTACGCCGTTGCATTCGATGACGGCGCTACCGAGTGCAATATCGATTACGGTTCCGCGGAGTGAAACAATCATGGTGTGCTGGGGTTTCTTTCGTGAATAAAAAGGTGTGCGAGTGTTAGTTATTCAGCGCTTATCGACGCCATGCTCCACGCACCTGTGCTTGTGACTGTAGCTGGGCTTTGAGTTGTTCAGGGGTCATGCCACCTGACATGGGGGATCTGGTGGCCATGCCTTCGATCATGTGGTGTTGGGATTGGCGACCGTGGCTTCGGGCTTGTGCTTGTTTGGCTTGACCAAGTATCCCTTGGGTG contains these protein-coding regions:
- a CDS encoding RelA/SpoT family protein yields the protein MNQQRSVKQPTTMRSMSARLARSLTGNRVRVNPVLEPLLSIHREFHPKADVEALSRAYDTAERLHEGVFRKSGEPYITHPLAVATIAAEIGMDTTTIIASFLHDTVEDCEDYSLEDLARDFGDEVARLVDGVTKLDKVALGAAAEAETIRKMIVAMAHDPRVLVIKVADRLHNMRTMRFLPPEKQAKKARQTLEVIAPLAHRLGMASVKWELEDLSFAILYPKKYDEVVRLVADRAPSRDRYLREITSLLQQGLKENHIDAEVMGRPKHYWSIYQKMIVRGKDFDEIFDLVGIRILVDSVNNCYAAIGVVHSLFAAMPGRFKDYISNPKFGVYQSLHTTVMGEGGKPLEVQVRTHEMHFNAEYGIAAHWRYKETKGNHSQGDAEVDQMAWMRQLLDWQKEAADPNEFLDSLRYDLTSQQIFVFTPKGDVVNLPVDATPVDFAYAVHTEVGHRCIGAKINGKLVALESKLKSGDRVEIFTSKDQSAGPSRDWQDFVISPRAKAKIRQWFAKERREEYLEAGRDALAAEVQRGGLPMHRLFTAQSMKTVAQELHYADVDALYTAIGSGSISAGHVANRLMAAFGDIEDAADTLVSRTPFSELISSKAKAQTSDGAGILVEGSPDVMAKLAKCCMPVPGDQIFGFVTRGGGVSVHRTDCTNADKLKEEPQRMISVSWASEGQGSVFQATLQLEALDRTGLLMELTRVINEQKVAVVAMSSHATEDHIATVRFTFTVSDTKQLGSLMTQLRNTEGVFDVYRVTSGG
- a CDS encoding adenine phosphoribosyltransferase; amino-acid sequence: MTESDMTTTDVRSYVDARDALAKKTRFVPGFPAEGIVFEDLTPVLADGEAFALLVDALAAKVREWGADMVGGLDARGFLLGSAVAYKLGLGILAIRKKGKLPPPVYTKTYALEYGTAALELPSSGIELGGKKVALIDDVLATGGTLVAASELISELGGEVVGYGVVLEVEGLGARERLQQAPVFVVNVDS
- a CDS encoding ABC transporter substrate-binding protein produces the protein MMVCALVLTGCSSSRDPKQSSSHEFFGYAIDDYLVTTNAGSNEGVSTNAHQLAGRLYPGVYVTGPKGQRIPNTDLVQARPLPGETKRLQLRISDKAQYSDGAPVTCDSFLLTQVAATTRPMFDSSMPLHEQVERVECVPGTKLATVVFKHDFGPRWRQLFAAGTLMPAHAIARKLNMDLPKLNEALNSGDPARLQPIADIWNHGFDLGVLDPILQVSAGPFKVDSVGPEGEVTLVRNENYYGEKAVNDKLVLWPKGTDLKRLATEGNLQLAEVDAVRDSNWVDRNDPKNPYRLKTTAGILSEQLVLATAGVFYDVENRRAFAACVDQAKLAEVSSQESGVELKPTLARTVRPEDPVIAHFHDIIDHRVAVDIPTAERLRGQIVRIGYYGTDERKAAMVRAIADSCAPAGITVVDVSVGAQALNMLSETFTNAAGFETYTEGGADAILQAVDPMFWFPHAPRLSDDIEAARAAEHESWELMQTIPIAPEPRVFIVDKTVRNVVENTDLYGIGWNMDRWQEENLHN
- a CDS encoding transposase family protein, yielding MLRYSATLDVPISTARTISAWLQAHRRRHDLRPHQRATTCWEQAIMLLRWLYEATSIATIARDARVSQATGYRYIHEALRVVSAKSPTLIDALRHAKDANNLFVCLDGTLIRTDRVARKNPKNRHDLWYSGKHKAFGGNVQVLTDESGYPLWVSSVSPGSTHDITAAREHVLDAISTVDICVLADKGYIGAGHNVHTPIRGRNLADDEYEYNRRLNGLRAPSERANAMLKQLKALRRVTLCPKTITAIAKTALVVLHLARKILW
- the secF gene encoding protein translocase subunit SecF, with product MSSSSTFSKIFTGEGGIDFVAKRRVSYMVTLAVLAVCVLSVLLRGFNLGIDFQGGTKMNMPAGTLETHAVERVFEEATGVDPVLVQIVGSGDTRILEVNSERLPQAKIDAAREALFEEFKPVDATGTPTPDVIGDSTVSESWGSTITNRMLISMGVFLLAVFVYIALRLQREMAVAAVAALGVDLVFIIGVYALFGFEVTPASVIGLLTVLAFSLYDTVIVFDKVRENTVNYLGNSRVTYAEHANLAINQTVMRSISTTVISVLPILALMVIAVWLMGVGTLKDLALVQLIGVVEGTVSSIFLATPFLVSLKNRTRATREHNAKVEQLRATPVGYVHPVWPEPEKRTVVSPEQPSSGTASWRPGT
- the secD gene encoding protein translocase subunit SecD; its protein translation is MASSSRSGGTRWETWPRKAIAFFIVLLVSIYALIFLTGDRSATPKLGIDLQGGTRVTLVPQGTEPTHEQLNQARNILENRVNGMGVSGASVVIDGKTLVITVPGEDTSQARAVGQTSQLFFRPVAQPGNADLTQLLPAIEEMANRWVAAGVATADQLKPKLEEAEKNFKAAQEAADAEKKEGEQEAAPAESKPVESIKITAQAPSQPANSIESADRREEIMNVLKQDRQSTDPVVQLAAASLMTCDDTPDLLQGSDDPAKPLVACEADSNQVYILSPVPLLVGETDEATGKRLTGEEIDTNRPIAGGLNSQSGQMEINFAFKSDGASQGSATWAKLTTDYLKQQVAITLDSKIISAPVIQSATPVGSATSITGSFSQQEAQDLANNLRYGALPLSFAGENGEQGGTAITVPASLGVASLEAGLIAGLVGFALVALFSLYFYRFFGVISLVSLGMSGLFVFGSLVLLGRLIGYSLDLAGVAGLIIGIGTTADSFVVIYERIKDEIRAGRTFRSAVPHAWERARNTIVTGNFVTLIAAVVVYILAVGEVKGFAFTLGLTTVFDLLVTFLFTAPLVIMASRKPWTAKPAANGLGKVMDLVKREGPIRKSESDAERAAAFAEMEVGK
- the yajC gene encoding preprotein translocase subunit YajC → MDSIILLLLILAAVMVPNIMIQRKQRRRLAEIHQMQEDLKIGDQVVTTAGLYGVVTGIEETRVELEIAPQVRTWWERLAVVRNVTNEELKSTASVDDTQPTVE
- the ruvB gene encoding Holliday junction branch migration DNA helicase RuvB, whose product is MASVEKTEFVVPEPHPQNRATHDPSAPAHGLGRDAEAAVDARQHSGENDIETTLRPRSLGEFIGQPKVRDQLNLVLTGAKNRGVTPDHVLLSGPPGLGKTTMAMIIAYELGTSLRMTSGPALERAGDLAAMLSNLMEGDVLFIDEIHRMARPAEEMLYMAMEDFRIDVIVGKGPGATSIPLELAPFTLVGATTRSGMLTGPLRDRFGFTAQMEFYNTEDLTKVVTRAAKIIGVSIDPDAAVEIASRSRGTPRIANRLLRRVRDYAEVNSNGHIDLAAAQAALVVFDVDEMGLDRLDRAVLEALIKGHGGGPVGVSTLAVAVGEEPSTVEEVCEPYLVRAGMISRTGRGRVATAAAWLHLGLEPPAGIMNTLY
- the ruvA gene encoding Holliday junction branch migration protein RuvA; translated protein: MIVSLRGTVIDIALGSAVIECNGVGYQILATPHTLSQLVRGEEARVLVTMIVREDAHTLYGFLDADSRALFSLLQTVSGLGPKLALAAQSVLSAAELSAAIAHGDSKTLQKIPGVGKRMAERMVVDLKDKVTAFTTAAVDTATTAHAPMAGNALVVAEQVIEALVGLGFSEKIAEPTVTAVLAENPDINTAQALRTALAALGTK